The following are encoded together in the Colius striatus isolate bColStr4 chromosome 5, bColStr4.1.hap1, whole genome shotgun sequence genome:
- the RPP38 gene encoding ribonuclease P protein subunit p38 → MAVVAPGTATLRKAKKIPVKICLDNPFVFEWKTIDGEDMHFILQTLEDRIKSIGLKKVEAPRQKKRSVAKNQAAPKCDAASKELPKEEETGPQQKPGWTDISIRRQLAIGINEVTKALEKNELLLLLVCKSAKPAMITSHLIQLSASRGTPAGQVPRLSATLAPLLGLTSTLALGFKKPSDQFAEAIEAIISKVPAVEVPWFQHRTEAQVADANTDSSEAEEVEELVTALGDELTGQKRKRTGSSQLHLANVTLQPLKLKKLVPNPNKVKKPPRKKKKAFSA, encoded by the coding sequence ATGGCTGTAGTTGCACCAGGGACAGCAACGCTTCGTAAGGCAAAGAAAATCCCTGTAAAAATATGTCTAGATAACCCCTTTGTTTTTGAGTGGAAAACCATAGATGGAGAAGATATGCATTTTATACTGCAGACTTTGGAAGACAGGATTAAAAGTATTGGACTTAAAAAGGTTGAGGcaccaagacagaaaaaacGTTCCGTTGCAAAAAACCAAGCGGCACCCAAGTGTGACGCTGCCAGCAAGGAGCTCCCTAAAGAGGAGGAAACAGGCCCTCAGCAAAAACCAGGGTGGACTGACATAAGCATCAGAAGACAGCTTGCTATCGGAATCAATGAAGTCACAAAAGCCTTGGAAAAAAACGAGCTGCTTCTCTTGCTGGTGTGCAAGTCTGCAAAGCCTGCTATGATCACATCCCATCTCATCCAGCTGAGCGCCAGCCGCGGCACCCCAGCAGGACAGGTGCCCCGGCTCAGCGCCACCCTCGCTCCGCTGCTTGGCTTAACGTCCACCTTGGCTCTGGGCTTTAAGAAGCCCTCTGATCAATTTGCTGAAGCAATAGAAGCAATCATTTCCAAGGTACCAGCTGTGGAAGTGCCGTGGTTCCAGCACAGAACTGAGGCGCAGGTGGCTGATGCCAACACGGACTCCTCGGAAGCTGAGGAAGTCGAGGAGCTCGTGACGGCGCTGGGAGATGAGCTGACGGGGCAGAAGCGCAAGCGGACGGGAAGCAGTCAGCTCCACCTTGCCAATGTCACTTTGCAGCCTTTGAAACTCAAGAAGCTTGTTCCAAATCCAAATAAGGTAAAGAAACCGCCTcggaagaagaaaaaggctttttcaGCCTAA
- the ACBD7 gene encoding acyl-CoA-binding domain-containing protein 7, which produces MTLQADFDGAAEDVKKLKTRPTDEELKELYGFYKQATVGDINIECPGMLDLKGKAKWEAWNLKKGLSKEDAMNAYISKAKAMVEKYGI; this is translated from the exons ATGACTCTCCAG gctGACTTTGATGGTGCTGCAgaagatgtaaaaaaattaaaaacaagaccAACTGATGAAGAGCTGAAGGAACTGTATGGATTCTACAAACAGGCTACTGTTGGAGACATTAACATCG AATGTCCAGGGATGCTAGATTTGAAAGGCAAAGCCAAGTGGGAGGCATGGAACCTGAAAAAAG GTTTATCAAAGGAGGATGCCATGAATGCCTATATCTCTAAAGCAAAAGCAATGGTAGAAAAATATGGGATCTAG